The following are encoded in a window of Pseudomonas graminis genomic DNA:
- a CDS encoding nucleoside recognition domain-containing protein, whose amino-acid sequence MLNGLWLGFFVVAAISALAQWLVGGNAGVFAAMVESIFAMAKLSVEVMVLLFGTLTLWLGFLNIAEKAGIVDWLGKVLAPLFHRLMPEVPRGHPALGLITLNFAANALGLDNAATPIGLKAMRSLQELNPSKTIASNAQILFLVLNASSLTLLPVTIFMYRAQQGAADPTMVFLPILLATSASTLVGLLSVAFMQRLKLWDPVVLAYLIPGALLLGGFMAVLAGLSAAALSSLSSVLGNVTLFGIIMLFLVIGVLRKVKVYETFVEGAKEGFDVAKNLLPYLVAMLCAVGVLRASGALDLILEGIRHGIQWLGMDTRFVDALPTALVKPFSGSAARAMLIETMKTQGVDSFPALVAATIQGSTETTFYVLAVYFGAVGIQRARHAVGCALLAEFAGVVAAIAVCYWFFGAAV is encoded by the coding sequence ATGCTGAACGGCCTATGGCTTGGGTTTTTCGTGGTCGCGGCAATATCTGCGCTGGCGCAGTGGCTGGTCGGGGGCAATGCCGGCGTTTTTGCCGCCATGGTCGAGAGCATCTTCGCCATGGCCAAGCTGTCGGTGGAAGTCATGGTGCTGTTGTTCGGCACCCTGACCCTGTGGCTGGGCTTTCTCAACATCGCCGAGAAGGCCGGCATCGTCGACTGGCTGGGCAAAGTCCTGGCGCCGCTCTTTCATCGCCTGATGCCCGAAGTGCCGCGCGGCCACCCGGCGCTGGGCCTGATCACCCTCAACTTCGCCGCCAACGCACTGGGCCTGGATAACGCCGCCACACCCATCGGCCTCAAAGCCATGCGATCGCTGCAAGAGCTCAATCCCAGCAAGACCATCGCCAGTAACGCGCAGATCCTCTTTCTGGTGCTCAATGCCTCTTCGCTGACGCTGCTACCAGTGACCATCTTCATGTACCGCGCCCAGCAAGGTGCCGCCGATCCCACCATGGTGTTCCTGCCGATCCTGCTCGCCACCAGCGCCTCGACACTGGTCGGTCTGCTGTCGGTCGCCTTTATGCAGCGCCTCAAGTTGTGGGACCCGGTGGTGCTTGCTTATCTGATTCCCGGCGCGTTGCTGCTGGGCGGGTTCATGGCGGTACTGGCCGGGCTGTCCGCCGCTGCGCTGTCGAGTCTGTCGTCAGTGCTGGGCAACGTGACGCTGTTCGGCATCATCATGCTGTTCCTGGTGATTGGCGTGCTGCGCAAGGTCAAGGTGTACGAAACTTTTGTCGAAGGCGCCAAAGAAGGCTTCGACGTCGCCAAGAACCTGCTGCCCTATCTGGTCGCGATGCTCTGCGCCGTGGGCGTGCTGCGAGCGTCGGGCGCGCTGGATCTGATTCTTGAGGGGATTCGACACGGGATTCAGTGGTTGGGCATGGACACGCGCTTTGTCGACGCGCTGCCGACTGCACTGGTCAAGCCGTTCTCCGGCAGCGCGGCGCGGGCGATGCTGATCGAAACCATGAAGACCCAAGGCGTCGACAGCTTCCCGGCCCTCGTCGCGGCGACGATTCAAGGCAGCACCGAAACCACGTTCTACGTCCTGGCGGTGTACTTCGGCGCCGTGGGCATCCAGCGCGCACGACACGCCGTGGGCTGCGCGCTGCTGGCGGAATTCGCCGGTGTGGTTGCGGCGATTGCTGTCTGCTACTGGTTCTTCGGCGCGGCGGTGTAA
- the gltP gene encoding glutamate/aspartate:proton symporter GltP, producing MKKAKLSLAWQILIGLVLGIAIGAVLNHFSAEKAWWISNILQPAGDIFIRLIKMIVIPIVISSLVVGIAGVGDAKKLGRIGLKTILYFEVVTTIAIVVGLLLANVFHPGTGIDMSTLGTVDISQYEKTTSEVQHDHAFVATILNLIPSNIFAAVARGDMLPIIFFSVFFGLGLSSLNAEVRDPLVKVFQGVSETMFKVTHMIMNYAPIGVFALIAVTVANFGFASLLPLAKLVILVYVAIAFFAFVVLGLIARLFGFSVLKLMRIFKDELVLAYSTASSETVLPRVIEKMEAYGAPKAISSFVVPTGYSFNLDGSTLYQSIAALFIAQLYGIDLSIGQQLMLVLTLMVTSKGIAGVPGVSFVVLLATLGSVGIPLEGLAFIAGVDRIMDMARTALNVIGNALAVLVISRWEGMYDDAKGERYWNSLPHWRGKDPLPAGQSTVE from the coding sequence ATGAAGAAGGCAAAACTGAGCCTCGCCTGGCAGATCCTCATCGGCCTGGTCCTGGGTATCGCCATTGGCGCCGTCCTCAACCACTTCAGCGCCGAGAAAGCCTGGTGGATCAGCAACATCCTGCAGCCGGCGGGCGACATCTTCATCCGCCTGATCAAAATGATCGTTATCCCGATTGTGATCTCGTCCCTGGTCGTCGGCATCGCAGGCGTCGGCGACGCCAAGAAGCTGGGCCGCATCGGTCTGAAGACCATCCTCTATTTTGAAGTCGTCACCACGATTGCCATCGTCGTAGGTCTGTTGCTGGCCAATGTCTTCCATCCCGGCACCGGCATCGACATGAGCACGCTGGGCACGGTGGACATCTCTCAGTACGAAAAGACGACCTCCGAAGTGCAGCATGACCATGCCTTTGTCGCGACGATCCTCAACCTCATCCCGTCGAACATCTTTGCCGCTGTTGCTCGTGGCGACATGCTGCCGATCATCTTCTTCTCGGTGTTCTTCGGTCTGGGCCTGTCGAGCCTGAACGCGGAAGTGCGTGATCCACTGGTGAAGGTCTTTCAGGGCGTTTCAGAGACCATGTTCAAGGTCACCCACATGATCATGAACTACGCCCCGATTGGCGTGTTCGCCCTGATCGCCGTGACCGTTGCCAACTTCGGCTTTGCCTCATTGCTGCCATTGGCCAAGCTGGTGATTCTGGTGTACGTCGCCATCGCCTTCTTTGCCTTCGTGGTGCTGGGCCTGATTGCGCGGCTGTTTGGTTTTTCAGTCCTCAAGCTGATGCGCATCTTCAAAGATGAATTGGTGCTGGCCTACTCCACCGCCAGTTCCGAAACCGTGCTGCCGCGCGTGATCGAGAAGATGGAAGCGTACGGGGCGCCGAAAGCCATCAGCAGCTTCGTGGTGCCGACCGGCTACTCGTTCAACCTCGACGGTTCGACGCTGTACCAAAGCATCGCAGCGCTGTTCATCGCGCAGCTGTATGGCATTGATCTGTCCATCGGCCAGCAGTTGATGTTGGTGCTGACCCTGATGGTGACGTCCAAGGGCATCGCCGGTGTGCCGGGCGTGTCATTTGTCGTGCTGCTGGCAACCCTGGGCAGCGTGGGCATTCCGCTGGAAGGCCTGGCGTTCATCGCTGGCGTCGACCGCATCATGGACATGGCGCGCACCGCGTTGAACGTGATCGGCAACGCGCTTGCGGTATTGGTGATCTCGCGCTGGGAAGGCATGTACGACGACGCCAAGGGCGAGCGCTACTGGAACTCCCTGCCGCACTGGCGTGGCAAGGACCCTCTGCCGGCGGGTCAATCGACGGTCGAGTAA
- a CDS encoding inhibitor of vertebrate lysozyme family protein, producing MGLKHLHALTLALLGSASVTAMAANDGQSRANELLSSNAEYRETWSSVVKKEERLPDWVINLSGAAEQMNAVTEDGDKYLVGPLCETQDTCRNKRLIVAFSLDRSHAYAMLVEVPAGLPADKSPTRHADYRFLGKPDEGMQGLLKEQLKKDPNWY from the coding sequence ATGGGCTTGAAGCATCTCCATGCACTGACGCTGGCGCTCCTGGGGAGCGCCAGCGTCACAGCTATGGCGGCCAACGACGGTCAGTCTCGAGCGAACGAGCTATTAAGTTCGAATGCTGAGTACCGCGAGACGTGGTCGAGCGTAGTGAAGAAGGAAGAGCGATTGCCCGATTGGGTGATCAATCTGTCCGGCGCCGCGGAGCAGATGAATGCCGTGACTGAGGACGGTGACAAGTATCTGGTAGGGCCGCTCTGCGAAACCCAGGACACTTGCCGCAACAAGCGACTCATCGTGGCGTTCAGTCTGGACAGGTCCCATGCGTACGCCATGTTGGTCGAAGTGCCAGCGGGACTTCCCGCAGACAAATCCCCGACGCGCCATGCGGATTACCGGTTTTTGGGCAAGCCGGACGAAGGCATGCAAGGCCTTCTGAAAGAACAGCTCAAGAAAGATCCTAACTGGTACTGA
- a CDS encoding DUF1328 domain-containing protein, which produces MLSWAITFLIIAIVAAVLGFGGIAGTATGIAKILFVVFLVMFVVSFFFGRRGRG; this is translated from the coding sequence ATGTTGAGCTGGGCAATCACATTTCTGATCATCGCTATCGTTGCAGCCGTCCTTGGTTTTGGTGGTATCGCAGGTACTGCTACCGGCATTGCCAAGATCCTGTTCGTGGTCTTCCTGGTCATGTTCGTGGTGTCGTTCTTCTTTGGCCGTCGCGGCCGAGGCTGA